A stretch of the Sulfurospirillum sp. UCH001 genome encodes the following:
- a CDS encoding 4Fe-4S dicluster domain-containing protein: protein MAVKITDICISCGACIDECPVGAIVDDSDNPTGADAYYVYADKCVECVGHHSSPACMEVCPTEGCIVLGA, encoded by the coding sequence ATGGCTGTTAAAATTACAGATATCTGTATCTCATGTGGAGCCTGTATCGATGAATGTCCTGTAGGAGCTATCGTAGATGATAGCGACAATCCAACAGGTGCAGATGCGTATTATGTGTATGCTGATAAATGTGTAGAGTGTGTAGGGCATCACTCATCACCTGCATGTATGGAAGTTTGTCCAACAGAAGGCTGTATTGTTCTAGGCGCGTAA
- a CDS encoding OprD family outer membrane porin → MKLAKLSLVAMVVAGLASSSFAADTLADAFKNGKVTGELRAWYFDRDTGNANPATSIPGGAPAGTLGKGNADLFSTGVILGYITDSLYGLSFGATFQGNYAPFADKDAKNLYAPDMYGSGAVLSEAYVTYTLGKTTAKVGRQFIASPLVNSSGSRMIKEAFQAAVLINTDLPNTTLVAGYSDKFQGRTSDYDKSVAGGDSEMPSFKKEAVFYGTGSANGGSNVFGFDGAYTAAAINKSIPNLTLTGQYLFVNAVELTNGGDANVFYAEGNYVVPLSNMKLLIDATYRGSRTSNATFDSFHVEGDMYQGRIGISELAGFNASFAYSTVSSDQSVLLGAGNGPTTYTAPLIKGAEVTSGANTDAYKVEVGYDFTKVGVTGLKVLGQYTKINQDKPTITGTVLNSVSADTESTYWSGQIAYDIPSLKGLTLSLEYEDAKKEDTATVNSNELRFRANYKF, encoded by the coding sequence ATGAAGTTAGCTAAACTTAGCTTGGTGGCTATGGTTGTTGCTGGACTCGCGTCTAGCTCATTTGCAGCAGATACACTTGCTGATGCCTTTAAAAATGGAAAGGTAACGGGTGAATTAAGAGCGTGGTATTTTGATAGAGATACAGGTAACGCTAACCCAGCTACATCTATACCAGGAGGAGCACCAGCAGGAACATTAGGAAAAGGTAACGCGGATCTTTTTTCTACAGGTGTTATACTTGGTTATATCACAGATTCATTGTATGGATTGAGTTTTGGTGCAACATTCCAAGGAAACTATGCTCCTTTTGCTGATAAAGACGCAAAAAATCTTTATGCTCCAGATATGTACGGTTCGGGCGCAGTACTTTCAGAAGCGTATGTGACCTATACCCTTGGTAAAACAACGGCAAAAGTGGGTCGCCAATTTATTGCTAGCCCATTGGTTAACAGTTCTGGCTCACGTATGATTAAAGAAGCGTTCCAAGCAGCAGTTCTTATCAATACAGACCTTCCAAACACAACATTGGTTGCTGGTTACTCAGACAAATTCCAAGGTAGAACCTCTGATTATGATAAAAGCGTAGCGGGTGGTGATTCTGAAATGCCTAGCTTTAAAAAAGAGGCAGTATTCTACGGAACAGGCTCAGCTAATGGCGGATCAAACGTTTTTGGATTTGATGGAGCGTACACCGCTGCCGCGATTAATAAGTCTATTCCAAACTTGACATTAACAGGTCAATACCTTTTTGTTAATGCTGTCGAATTAACCAATGGTGGTGATGCAAATGTCTTCTATGCTGAAGGTAATTATGTAGTGCCTTTAAGCAATATGAAATTACTTATTGATGCAACATACCGAGGGTCTAGAACATCCAATGCTACATTTGATAGTTTCCATGTTGAAGGCGATATGTATCAAGGACGTATTGGCATTAGTGAGTTAGCAGGCTTTAATGCATCTTTTGCATATAGTACCGTATCAAGTGATCAGTCTGTTCTTTTAGGTGCTGGTAATGGTCCTACAACGTATACTGCTCCACTCATCAAAGGTGCTGAAGTTACTTCTGGTGCAAATACTGATGCCTATAAAGTTGAAGTGGGTTATGATTTTACAAAAGTGGGTGTTACAGGTCTTAAAGTTTTAGGTCAATATACTAAAATTAATCAAGACAAACCAACTATTACAGGAACAGTCTTGAACAGCGTATCTGCTGATACAGAATCTACGTATTGGAGTGGACAAATCGCATATGACATCCCTTCTCTCAAAGGCTTAACACTCTCTTTAGAGTATGAAGATGCAAAAAAAGAAGATACAGCTACTGTAAATTCTAATGAACTAAGATTTAGAGCGAACTACAAATTTTAA
- the napA gene encoding nitrate reductase catalytic subunit NapA produces MSLSRRDFLKTTAAASAAAAVGISVPAELKAAGEQAEAGWRWDKSVCRFCGTGCGIMVATKEGKIVAVKGDPAAPVNRGLNCIKGYFNAKIMYGADRLKEPLLRMNDKGEFDKKGQFKPVSWKRAFDEMEKHMKAAMKAGGPEAIGVFGSGQYTIMEGYVAAKLMKAGFRSNGIDPNARHCMASAVAGFMQTFGIDEPSGCYDDIELTDTIVTWGANMAEMHPILWSRVSDRKLTNPDRVKVINLSTYTHRCSDLADMEIIFSPSTDLAIWNYIAREIVYNHPEAIDWDFVKKNTIFATGFANIGYGMHTEAAAKKLGYSDKELEIIKKEDAKVISEKEAPGLAHLGIKAGDTMKMDKAATAGVHWEITFEDFKKALNPYTLDYVAKISKGNPDEKLEDFKVKLQTLANLYIEKNRKVVSFWTMGMNQHQRGTWVNEQSYMVHFLLGKQAKPGDGAFSLTGQPSACGTAREVGTFTHRLPADMDVSIPKHREITEKVWNLPAGTLNPMGYQHIMNIHRQIESGKIKFAWVNVCNPYQDTANAEHWIKAARKEGNFIVCSDAYPGISAKVSDLILPSAMIYEKWGAYGNAERRTQQWKQQVLPVGDAMSDTWQWVELSKRFTIADVWGEQPIKDGKLPNVIEAAKAMGYKETDTLFDVLFANDFFKSFKAKDPIGEGFDNTEVFGDKRGVMGSDGKEWKGYGFFLQKAIWEEYRKFGLGHGHDLADFDTYHKVRGLKWPVVDGKETQWRFNAKYDPYAAKANNGDFAFYGDAMKALKRGDLVKPTTEETFPLKNKAKIFFRPYMDPCEMPDKEYDMWLCTGRVLEHWHSGTMTMRVPELYRAVPEALCYMHPEDAKAKGFKQGDMIWLESRRGSCKARVETRGRNRTPRGLVYVPWFDEKVFINKVCLDATCPISKQTDYKKCSVKLYKA; encoded by the coding sequence ATGTCGCTTTCAAGAAGAGACTTTCTAAAAACAACTGCCGCTGCAAGTGCTGCTGCTGCCGTAGGCATCAGTGTACCAGCCGAGCTTAAGGCCGCTGGCGAACAAGCAGAAGCAGGTTGGCGTTGGGACAAATCCGTTTGCCGTTTCTGTGGTACCGGTTGTGGTATTATGGTTGCGACCAAAGAGGGTAAAATTGTCGCAGTAAAAGGTGATCCAGCAGCTCCAGTAAACCGTGGACTTAACTGTATCAAGGGCTATTTTAATGCCAAAATCATGTACGGTGCAGATCGTCTAAAAGAACCACTTTTACGTATGAATGATAAAGGTGAATTTGACAAAAAAGGTCAATTCAAACCTGTTTCATGGAAACGTGCGTTTGACGAGATGGAAAAACACATGAAAGCTGCGATGAAAGCAGGCGGTCCAGAAGCGATTGGTGTATTTGGTTCAGGTCAATATACCATCATGGAAGGTTATGTTGCTGCGAAGCTTATGAAAGCAGGTTTCCGTTCTAACGGTATTGATCCAAATGCACGTCACTGTATGGCTTCAGCGGTTGCTGGTTTTATGCAAACATTTGGTATTGATGAGCCATCAGGCTGTTATGATGACATCGAGCTTACTGACACCATCGTTACATGGGGTGCCAATATGGCTGAGATGCACCCAATTTTGTGGTCACGTGTGAGTGATAGAAAATTGACGAATCCAGATCGTGTTAAAGTTATCAACCTTTCAACGTATACTCATCGTTGTTCTGACCTTGCAGATATGGAAATCATCTTCTCTCCAAGTACAGACCTTGCGATTTGGAACTACATCGCTCGTGAGATTGTTTACAATCACCCAGAAGCGATTGATTGGGATTTCGTTAAGAAAAATACCATTTTTGCAACAGGTTTTGCAAACATCGGTTACGGTATGCACACTGAAGCAGCCGCTAAAAAATTAGGTTATTCTGACAAAGAACTTGAAATCATCAAAAAAGAAGATGCAAAAGTTATTTCTGAGAAAGAAGCTCCAGGCCTTGCACACTTAGGCATAAAAGCAGGCGATACCATGAAAATGGATAAAGCTGCAACTGCGGGCGTTCACTGGGAAATTACCTTTGAAGATTTCAAAAAAGCTTTAAATCCTTATACACTTGATTACGTTGCGAAAATTTCAAAAGGTAATCCAGATGAAAAACTTGAAGACTTTAAAGTAAAACTTCAAACACTTGCAAACCTTTATATCGAAAAAAATAGAAAAGTTGTCAGCTTCTGGACAATGGGTATGAACCAACACCAACGTGGTACGTGGGTTAATGAGCAATCATACATGGTTCACTTCCTTCTTGGTAAACAAGCTAAACCAGGTGACGGTGCGTTCTCTCTAACAGGACAACCAAGCGCATGTGGAACAGCTCGTGAAGTTGGTACCTTTACACACAGACTTCCAGCAGATATGGACGTTTCAATTCCAAAACACAGAGAAATTACAGAAAAAGTATGGAACTTACCAGCGGGAACATTAAACCCAATGGGTTACCAACACATTATGAACATCCATAGACAAATTGAGAGTGGAAAAATCAAATTTGCATGGGTTAACGTTTGTAATCCATACCAAGATACAGCAAATGCTGAGCACTGGATCAAAGCGGCTCGTAAAGAGGGCAACTTCATCGTTTGTTCAGATGCATACCCTGGTATTTCAGCAAAAGTATCTGACCTTATCTTACCTTCAGCGATGATCTACGAGAAATGGGGCGCTTACGGTAATGCTGAAAGACGTACTCAACAATGGAAACAACAAGTACTTCCAGTTGGCGACGCGATGAGCGATACATGGCAGTGGGTTGAGCTTTCAAAACGCTTTACAATTGCTGACGTATGGGGCGAGCAACCAATTAAAGATGGAAAACTTCCAAACGTTATCGAAGCAGCAAAAGCAATGGGTTATAAAGAGACAGATACCCTCTTTGATGTTCTTTTTGCGAATGACTTCTTCAAATCATTTAAAGCAAAAGATCCTATTGGTGAGGGCTTTGATAACACTGAAGTGTTTGGTGACAAACGTGGTGTTATGGGTAGTGATGGAAAAGAGTGGAAAGGATATGGCTTCTTCTTACAAAAAGCAATTTGGGAAGAGTACCGTAAGTTTGGTTTAGGTCATGGACATGACTTAGCAGACTTTGATACGTATCACAAAGTAAGAGGACTTAAATGGCCAGTTGTTGATGGTAAAGAGACACAATGGAGATTTAACGCGAAATACGATCCATATGCTGCAAAAGCAAATAATGGTGACTTCGCATTCTATGGTGATGCAATGAAAGCTCTTAAACGTGGTGACCTTGTAAAACCAACCACAGAAGAGACATTCCCACTTAAAAATAAAGCAAAAATCTTCTTTAGACCTTACATGGATCCATGTGAAATGCCAGATAAAGAGTATGACATGTGGTTATGTACTGGACGTGTTCTTGAGCACTGGCATAGTGGTACGATGACCATGCGTGTACCTGAGCTTTATCGTGCGGTTCCTGAAGCACTTTGTTATATGCACCCAGAAGATGCAAAAGCAAAAGGCTTTAAACAAGGCGATATGATTTGGCTAGAAAGCCGTAGAGGTTCATGTAAAGCACGTGTAGAAACTCGTGGACGTAATAGAACTCCAAGAGGTTTAGTTTATGTTCCGTGGTTTGATGAGAAAGTATTTATCAACAAAGTGTGCCTCGATGCAACATGTCCGATCTCTAAACAGACAGACTATAAAAAATGTTCGGTTAAGCTCTATAAAGCGTAA
- the napG gene encoding ferredoxin-type protein NapG, producing METTNKIAITERRRFLTLMAQGGGLVALSGMVWTGYLEEAKSAPLILRPPGAVAERDFMRLCIKCGQCVEACPYHTLHLAKPGDTKPMGTPFFIPREVPCYMCTDIPCVPVCPTGALDAKSVSKITEGVKELDITKARMGLAVVDVESCIAFWGIQCDACYRACPIMDSAIKLEYRRNERTGKHAYLTPIVNSLTCTGCGLCERACVTEKAAIHVLPLDIAKGAIGAHYIKGWEQGDEKRLEKAGSDVTTHTKRSEKSAQDYLNTNEELFK from the coding sequence ATGGAAACAACAAATAAAATCGCAATTACTGAGCGCAGAAGATTTTTAACCTTGATGGCTCAAGGTGGTGGACTTGTGGCGCTTAGTGGTATGGTTTGGACTGGGTACTTGGAAGAGGCAAAATCAGCTCCGCTGATTTTAAGACCTCCTGGGGCTGTTGCTGAGAGGGACTTTATGCGCTTGTGTATCAAGTGTGGGCAGTGTGTTGAAGCCTGTCCGTACCATACATTGCATTTAGCAAAACCTGGTGACACTAAGCCTATGGGAACGCCTTTTTTCATCCCAAGAGAGGTACCGTGTTATATGTGCACCGACATTCCGTGTGTGCCTGTATGTCCTACAGGAGCATTGGATGCAAAGAGTGTTTCAAAAATCACTGAAGGTGTCAAAGAACTTGACATCACCAAGGCGCGTATGGGACTTGCAGTCGTTGACGTTGAGTCATGCATCGCTTTTTGGGGTATTCAGTGTGACGCGTGTTACCGAGCGTGTCCAATCATGGATAGTGCGATAAAGTTAGAGTATAGACGAAATGAGCGAACAGGCAAACATGCCTATTTGACCCCTATTGTGAATAGCCTTACCTGTACGGGATGTGGTTTGTGCGAAAGAGCGTGTGTTACTGAGAAAGCGGCAATTCATGTGCTTCCTTTGGATATTGCTAAAGGTGCTATTGGCGCACACTACATCAAAGGCTGGGAACAAGGGGATGAGAAGCGTTTAGAAAAAGCGGGCAGTGATGTCACCACCCACACCAAACGTAGTGAGAAATCGGCACAAGATTATCTCAATACGAATGAGGAGTTGTTCAAATGA
- the napH gene encoding quinol dehydrogenase ferredoxin subunit NapH yields the protein MREWIRSHRFMMARRFTQVGIFVLYVAANVYGFMLLSGNLSSSLVMKKLPLADPFALLQMFSAGALLGLDVLVGGALILLFYTVVGGRAFCSWVCPLNMVTDAANWTRRVILLDNATQKKLWLSRNVRYWVLALSLILSFITGVAAFEMISPIGILSRGIIFGMGMSVAPILCIYLFDLFAVKNGWCGHICPLGGFYSIVGRLSLIRVKHDHTKCTLCMKCKEICPEKQVLGIISKQSGAIVSGECTNCGRCVEVCESDALSFGVRNYINTNVGEKE from the coding sequence ATGAGAGAATGGATCAGAAGCCACCGTTTTATGATGGCGCGACGCTTCACTCAAGTGGGCATCTTTGTGTTGTATGTGGCAGCTAATGTCTATGGCTTTATGCTTTTAAGTGGCAATCTAAGCTCTTCTTTAGTCATGAAAAAGCTGCCTTTAGCCGATCCATTTGCGCTGTTGCAGATGTTTTCAGCAGGCGCACTTTTGGGGCTAGATGTACTTGTTGGCGGCGCTTTAATTTTGCTTTTTTACACTGTTGTTGGTGGACGGGCGTTTTGTTCATGGGTATGCCCACTCAATATGGTTACCGATGCAGCAAACTGGACACGAAGAGTTATTCTTTTGGACAATGCGACCCAAAAGAAGCTTTGGCTCAGTCGTAATGTGAGGTATTGGGTTCTAGCCCTAAGCCTTATTTTATCGTTCATCACGGGTGTTGCAGCATTCGAGATGATAAGCCCTATCGGTATTTTGAGTAGAGGCATCATCTTTGGAATGGGTATGAGCGTTGCACCTATACTCTGTATTTATTTGTTTGATCTTTTTGCTGTGAAAAATGGCTGGTGCGGGCACATCTGTCCTTTAGGAGGATTTTACTCCATCGTAGGACGTCTAAGTCTTATTCGTGTTAAACACGATCACACGAAATGTACGCTGTGCATGAAGTGTAAAGAGATTTGTCCTGAAAAACAGGTTCTTGGCATTATCTCCAAACAAAGCGGTGCGATTGTTTCTGGAGAGTGTACGAACTGTGGCAGATGTGTAGAGGTGTGTGAGAGTGATGCACTCTCTTTTGGTGTGAGAAATTACATTAACACAAATGTAGGAGAAAAAGAATGA
- a CDS encoding nitrate reductase cytochrome c-type subunit, with amino-acid sequence MISTKTLIMVSLLGVMVASGCAVSQSYKEEELGLRKVDLYSEKTVVAEPTSYSTVAAGESKVIQRSFENAPPMIPHDVEGMLDMTKENNACTGCHLPEVAEAVKATPIPKSHFFDMRTQKVLTEMSQARYNCSACHAPQSANEPLVKNEFQPEYRKQNGAQRSNLLDTLNEGVK; translated from the coding sequence ATGATTAGTACAAAAACATTGATAATGGTTTCTTTGTTAGGCGTTATGGTAGCCAGCGGATGCGCGGTATCTCAGTCATACAAAGAAGAGGAACTAGGACTTAGAAAGGTTGATCTCTACAGTGAAAAAACAGTTGTTGCTGAGCCAACATCATACTCTACTGTAGCTGCAGGTGAATCTAAAGTGATTCAAAGATCGTTTGAAAATGCACCTCCGATGATCCCTCATGATGTCGAAGGTATGTTGGACATGACAAAAGAGAATAACGCGTGTACAGGTTGTCACTTGCCTGAAGTTGCTGAGGCAGTGAAAGCGACTCCAATCCCAAAATCGCACTTTTTTGATATGAGAACACAAAAAGTGTTGACTGAAATGAGTCAAGCGCGTTACAACTGTTCAGCATGTCATGCGCCACAATCTGCAAATGAGCCTTTGGTTAAAAATGAATTCCAACCAGAGTATCGTAAACAAAATGGTGCACAACGTTCAAACCTTCTTGATACACTCAATGAAGGCGTGAAGTAA
- the napF gene encoding ferredoxin-type protein NapF, giving the protein MTNGSRRGVLTSLFGMKKAQKIQNELCVRPPYHQEGYAFSEICVTCQDTPCVNACEENIIFLDAAHTPCLDFTKRGCTFCEACASACPNGVLDLSRKDEKDLQVKAEIDIMACMAWHQSLCNSCLDACEPKAILFLGLFRPHIEMDVCNGCGMCIGICPSSAISIKYEEKA; this is encoded by the coding sequence ATGACAAATGGCAGCAGAAGAGGGGTTCTTACCTCTCTTTTTGGTATGAAGAAGGCGCAAAAAATTCAAAATGAGTTGTGTGTGCGCCCTCCATATCATCAAGAGGGATATGCTTTTTCTGAGATTTGCGTTACATGTCAAGATACGCCTTGCGTGAACGCATGCGAAGAAAATATTATCTTCCTCGATGCTGCACATACTCCTTGCTTAGACTTTACCAAACGCGGTTGTACGTTTTGTGAAGCGTGTGCAAGTGCATGTCCTAATGGAGTACTTGATCTTAGTCGTAAAGATGAAAAAGATCTACAGGTAAAAGCTGAAATTGATATCATGGCATGTATGGCATGGCACCAAAGCTTATGCAATAGCTGTTTGGATGCATGTGAACCTAAAGCCATTCTCTTTTTAGGACTGTTTAGACCTCATATTGAGATGGATGTATGCAATGGATGCGGTATGTGTATAGGCATCTGTCCTAGCAGTGCAATTAGCATAAAATACGAGGAGAAAGCATGA
- a CDS encoding WD40 repeat domain-containing protein — translation MKYFLLLGVISSLLFSAELQPRSVIEASGNVQQVAFVDGNIIAGTSAGTLEVYKLSDATKLSKIEFPKIKDFTGDEVSPKIFSVDMLEKTLLAVVQATNGSRELYLVEDGKPKVLIDSKANLFISKAKFVDKNRILVALLSNEMLLWDVKNKKEIYRIQPNPSHFSDFALNESKTMAASSCESGEITLFDALSGKIIKVLKGANVDNVYKVDFKKEKVLCAGQDRRGIVYDVSSSAYDRFDGSFLLYAGALSPSLKFAAFAFNEQNDIVLFDLASKSKAHTLKGQKSTLNTIVFANDKELVSSSDDQFIMIWRLP, via the coding sequence ATGAAATATTTTCTACTCTTAGGTGTTATTAGCAGTTTACTTTTTAGTGCAGAGCTTCAGCCACGAAGTGTGATTGAAGCCAGTGGAAATGTACAGCAGGTTGCATTTGTTGATGGCAACATCATCGCTGGAACCAGTGCTGGAACGCTAGAAGTGTATAAACTCAGTGATGCAACAAAACTTTCAAAAATAGAATTTCCTAAAATCAAAGATTTTACAGGAGATGAAGTTTCTCCAAAAATTTTCTCAGTCGATATGCTAGAAAAGACCCTTTTAGCGGTAGTTCAAGCAACCAATGGTTCACGTGAGCTCTATCTTGTTGAAGATGGAAAACCAAAGGTACTGATAGATTCAAAAGCCAATTTGTTTATCTCAAAAGCGAAATTTGTCGATAAAAACCGTATTTTAGTGGCGCTTTTGAGTAATGAGATGCTTTTATGGGATGTCAAAAACAAAAAAGAGATTTATCGTATACAGCCCAATCCATCGCATTTTAGTGACTTTGCTTTGAATGAAAGCAAAACGATGGCTGCTAGTTCATGTGAATCAGGAGAGATTACCCTTTTTGATGCTCTTAGTGGCAAAATCATAAAAGTGCTCAAAGGTGCTAATGTCGATAATGTCTATAAAGTAGATTTTAAAAAAGAGAAAGTATTGTGTGCAGGGCAAGATAGACGAGGCATCGTTTATGATGTGAGCAGTAGCGCATATGATCGCTTTGATGGTTCATTCCTACTTTATGCAGGTGCCCTTAGCCCGAGCCTAAAATTTGCAGCTTTTGCTTTTAATGAACAAAATGATATTGTCTTGTTTGATCTTGCATCCAAAAGCAAAGCTCATACACTAAAAGGACAAAAAAGTACCCTCAATACCATCGTCTTTGCGAACGACAAAGAACTTGTAAGTAGCAGTGACGATCAATTTATTATGATTTGGAGACTCCCATGA
- a CDS encoding chaperone NapD has translation MNISSIVIQTKPKYVEEIIAVCEANDFCDYHFHDVEKGKIIVTIEGENIDEEMAKMKKIEQIPHVICADMMMAYSEDELDAERAKLEQADVVPPILNDETIALKDIVYKGDLKKKIH, from the coding sequence ATGAATATTTCTAGTATAGTGATACAAACAAAGCCTAAGTATGTTGAAGAGATTATCGCTGTGTGTGAAGCGAATGATTTTTGCGACTACCATTTTCACGATGTAGAAAAAGGTAAGATCATTGTCACCATCGAAGGTGAAAATATCGATGAAGAGATGGCTAAGATGAAAAAAATCGAACAAATTCCTCATGTGATTTGTGCCGATATGATGATGGCATACAGTGAAGATGAACTCGATGCCGAGAGAGCAAAACTTGAACAAGCAGACGTTGTTCCTCCTATCTTAAACGATGAAACAATTGCGCTTAAGGACATCGTCTATAAGGGTGATTTGAAAAAGAAAATACACTAA
- a CDS encoding PAS domain-containing protein yields MQTTYQMFTETIVPNDELIVSRTDLNGKITYANETFAQISGYEIDELIGKPHNIVRHPDMPHSVFKTLWETIKRGEMWKGYVKNLRKDGGYYWVYAEVSGVYKDGVLIEYKSLRAPMDEEMKAKMQSLYDEKCEREEQKSRVVVYLQSDLVHKVETLAREQACSGDKIINDILSDTLF; encoded by the coding sequence ATGCAAACGACGTATCAGATGTTTACGGAAACCATTGTTCCAAATGATGAACTTATCGTCTCTCGTACAGACTTAAATGGCAAAATAACCTATGCCAACGAAACGTTTGCTCAGATTTCTGGTTATGAGATCGATGAGCTTATCGGTAAACCTCATAATATCGTTCGTCATCCCGACATGCCTCACTCTGTCTTTAAAACACTGTGGGAGACCATCAAACGAGGCGAGATGTGGAAAGGGTATGTTAAAAACTTGCGTAAAGACGGTGGGTATTACTGGGTTTATGCTGAAGTCTCAGGTGTTTATAAAGATGGTGTCTTAATAGAATACAAATCGCTTCGTGCCCCAATGGATGAGGAGATGAAAGCAAAAATGCAGAGCCTTTACGATGAAAAATGCGAACGTGAAGAGCAAAAAAGTCGTGTGGTTGTCTATCTTCAAAGCGACCTTGTTCATAAAGTCGAAACACTTGCACGTGAACAAGCATGCTCAGGCGATAAAATTATCAATGATATCCTAAGCGATACACTCTTCTAA
- a CDS encoding SLAC1 anion channel family protein, whose translation MDEVLACENSRVKFFPIMMYAMVMGMSGLTIMYQKATLFLSFNEMIGTLLMAFSTTLFVVISLIYLAKFIKYTSSVQKEFSHPIRLNFFAAISISMLMLAIIYKEVNVNVSALFWYAGATLHFYLTMHTISFWINNNQELDHSNPAWFIPVVGNVLVPIGGVGFASQGVLMYFFSCGIFFWVILFAILLNRIIFHHQLAVKFMPTMFILIAPPAVGFIAYYKMFGVVDFFATMLFNLALFFTLLVAFMYKNFVKIKFFISWWAFVFPLAAMAICSMLMYHETKDVMLLALSYVMVAVTTVVISIVIYQTIAHICKGEICVQE comes from the coding sequence ATGGATGAAGTTCTTGCCTGTGAAAACAGCAGAGTAAAATTTTTCCCCATTATGATGTACGCGATGGTTATGGGTATGAGTGGATTGACGATTATGTACCAAAAAGCGACTCTTTTTTTATCGTTTAACGAGATGATAGGAACACTTTTGATGGCATTTTCAACCACGTTGTTTGTGGTCATCTCTCTTATCTACCTTGCGAAATTCATCAAATACACTTCTAGCGTTCAAAAAGAGTTTTCACATCCGATCAGACTCAATTTTTTTGCGGCAATTTCGATTTCAATGTTGATGTTAGCGATTATTTACAAAGAGGTTAATGTAAACGTTTCGGCTCTTTTTTGGTACGCGGGAGCTACGCTTCATTTTTACCTTACTATGCACACTATCTCTTTTTGGATAAATAACAATCAAGAGTTAGACCATTCTAATCCCGCTTGGTTTATCCCTGTGGTGGGCAATGTCCTTGTTCCCATAGGTGGCGTTGGATTTGCAAGCCAAGGAGTGCTCATGTACTTTTTTAGCTGTGGCATTTTCTTTTGGGTAATCCTTTTTGCCATTTTGCTCAATCGTATCATTTTTCATCATCAGTTAGCGGTGAAGTTTATGCCAACCATGTTTATTCTCATTGCTCCTCCGGCAGTTGGTTTTATAGCTTACTATAAAATGTTTGGAGTGGTTGACTTCTTCGCGACAATGCTGTTTAATCTAGCACTTTTCTTTACACTTTTAGTGGCGTTTATGTATAAAAATTTCGTTAAAATCAAATTTTTCATCTCATGGTGGGCATTTGTTTTCCCTCTTGCAGCTATGGCTATATGTTCGATGTTGATGTACCATGAAACTAAAGATGTAATGCTATTGGCTCTTTCTTATGTGATGGTAGCTGTCACAACGGTGGTTATTTCGATTGTTATTTACCAAACGATAGCACATATATGCAAAGGCGAAATCTGTGTGCAAGAGTAA
- a CDS encoding DUF6858 family protein — MKKTLFMDKYPIHSLTLYKEKLQYKSMTQLVEYFKEKITTHPVAHFIAIFDHYAHTKALGGEIMEGLKDVQNVVFCFGSAIPSTSMVAVRPRSIGICEFEDRFVIEFMEAPKEELHAVMQAWVKALVE, encoded by the coding sequence ATGAAAAAAACACTTTTTATGGATAAGTATCCTATTCATTCGTTGACGCTCTACAAAGAGAAGCTTCAGTATAAGAGCATGACGCAGTTAGTTGAGTATTTTAAAGAGAAGATTACTACCCATCCAGTAGCTCATTTTATCGCTATTTTCGATCATTATGCTCATACAAAGGCACTTGGTGGAGAGATCATGGAAGGATTAAAAGATGTTCAAAATGTTGTCTTCTGTTTTGGAAGTGCTATTCCTAGTACCAGCATGGTTGCGGTTCGTCCACGAAGTATTGGTATTTGCGAATTTGAAGATCGCTTTGTCATCGAATTTATGGAAGCACCCAAAGAAGAGCTTCACGCGGTAATGCAAGCATGGGTCAAAGCTTTGGTAGAGTAA